Within the Halorhabdus rudnickae genome, the region CACCCTCGCCAGCGTCGATATCCGGATCGCGAATTCCGAACACGAACGCTGGGTCGGACTCAGCGAGACCACCGACCTCAAAGACGGCCATGGGATGTTGTTCGTCCACGAGCAAACGGGTACCTACACCTACGTGATGCGGAACATGTCCTTCCCGATCGACATCGTCTTCATCGACGCCGACGGGCAGATCACGGAGATTCACCACGCACCAGTCGCCGACGATCCCGAGAATCCCGACCGGCGATACCGGGGGGAGGGCCGGTACGTCCTCGAAGTGCCGTACGGCTGGACGAATCAAACCGGTATCTCCGTGGGCGATCGCGTCTCGATTCCGGAGAGAGTTCACGACTGATAGTGAGTACTGTCGGTATGTACCGCTACGACCGCACGAATGCGTGGTGGAGTGAAACAGGTCTACAGTGATCACTATGAGAAGGGGCGATGAGCTTTTCACCGGCAGACCCGTCATGCGTTT harbors:
- a CDS encoding DUF192 domain-containing protein, with translation MSPVKRSRLINAIVLILLAIALVLVLVSPSGPLASVLYPLDYGNATVTVHDVTNTTLASVDIRIANSEHERWVGLSETTDLKDGHGMLFVHEQTGTYTYVMRNMSFPIDIVFIDADGQITEIHHAPVADDPENPDRRYRGEGRYVLEVPYGWTNQTGISVGDRVSIPERVHD